One stretch of Burkholderia pyrrocinia DNA includes these proteins:
- a CDS encoding energy transducer TonB: MSNPERITHSRARWRRAAIGGAVVLAHALGLYLIVHRSVDLIRLEADRASGASVQVRLVAAPTPEPVARPEPKPKQEPQRKPEPKPVEKPVVRKTAPLLSSEAPAARTIAPAKTEPVKPVEPAPPAPPVPVPSAVAPSAATPPAPAPGPQLLDSPKQISSAELKQLGCRIPRPDYPPKARRLDQQGTVVVRLNIGVDGAVKTARVAQSSGYPLLDAAALAAIEAGHCQPYTTAGIARAVEAEQPIAFNLND; this comes from the coding sequence ATGTCGAATCCTGAGCGCATCACTCATTCGCGGGCGCGATGGCGGCGCGCGGCGATCGGGGGCGCGGTCGTGCTGGCGCACGCACTGGGGCTGTATCTGATCGTTCATCGCAGCGTGGACCTGATCAGGCTGGAGGCCGACCGGGCCTCCGGTGCGTCGGTTCAGGTCAGGCTCGTTGCCGCGCCGACACCCGAGCCCGTCGCGCGGCCGGAACCGAAGCCCAAGCAGGAGCCTCAGCGGAAGCCGGAACCCAAGCCCGTCGAAAAGCCGGTGGTGCGGAAGACGGCACCCTTGCTTTCCTCGGAGGCTCCTGCTGCCCGGACCATCGCGCCAGCCAAGACCGAGCCCGTCAAACCGGTCGAGCCGGCGCCGCCGGCGCCGCCGGTACCGGTGCCCAGCGCGGTCGCGCCCTCCGCTGCGACACCGCCTGCACCCGCGCCGGGTCCCCAACTGCTCGATAGCCCGAAGCAGATTAGCAGCGCGGAGCTCAAGCAGCTCGGTTGCCGTATCCCGCGGCCGGACTATCCGCCGAAGGCCCGGCGGCTGGACCAGCAAGGCACGGTGGTGGTGAGGCTGAACATCGGCGTGGACGGTGCGGTGAAGACGGCGCGGGTTGCGCAAAGCAGCGGCTACCCGCTGCTGGATGCGGCCGCGCTGGCGGCGATCGAAGCCGGCCATTGCCAGCCCTACACGACCGCCGGTATTGCCCGTGCCGTAGAGGCCGAGCAGCCGATCGCCTTCAACCTGAATGATTGA
- a CDS encoding TonB-dependent siderophore receptor, producing the protein MARNVAAMAIAMAVAQTFMVSAAYAQQAEQHTYHLPSGPLDRTLVEIARVAQLPLSYDASLVQSLKSTPVDGTYSAEAAIRKALQGTGLDLVPTANGGYTLAHVKADAKGVSSAPAAAAAAATTAQVDTTLPLISVAASRDSGGTGFVAESSSTYARSDVPLSETPKSVSVINAAVIQSQGAQSLSDVLRNASGVVTRPGPLGVPSYTIRGFVAQNVTSDGLATVGTAPNVTPTIAISSVEVVKGPSAIVNGNSPPGGVINLVKKTPQADPFHEIQVGYGSYGDTQIALDSTGAITADKKLRYRFIISGERVGQNSMGYDGKRNFYFAPTVQWKDSTTDVTVGYERTVYREPVPQFTLGHAAGDIYRNYIDKPLGTPSDHFGAQTDNIFIHLEQKLGSALTFVSKGSYTRTQQTQQAWTTATPLSATNGVLFHNFDSLSDFYSWSFQNYLRAKFNVGAAKNTVIAGWDVLRYSQHQSDTTTSKFISIPNVFGSFTLPSSDTGNLMPNGTTYFTQTGLYLQDQFSYKNFHALASVRRDTYLTHATYAGNPPPGNHQNAYSPSLGLLYELTSEVAAYASYNRGFQPGTALKFGGGVLPPQTSQQVEVGMKFNLLDDKLAITTSAYRTSFSNYNVADPAHRGFYLPAGGAVSRGFEAEITGQPLPGVNVVGSYTYNDFVQPPNSKLAVNLPKNSASLWATYNFRSEKLQGFGVGAGLFFASGQYIGSGSAYRIPSQVETDLGVFYRKKGYGLNLSVKNVFNRKLYYSSTTASLIPMGPERTIMLTGTYDF; encoded by the coding sequence ATGGCCCGCAACGTTGCGGCAATGGCGATCGCAATGGCGGTTGCCCAGACTTTCATGGTGTCCGCGGCGTATGCGCAGCAGGCGGAACAACACACCTATCATCTGCCGAGCGGTCCGCTGGATCGCACGTTGGTGGAGATCGCCCGGGTCGCGCAGCTTCCGTTGAGCTATGACGCGTCATTGGTGCAGTCGCTCAAATCGACGCCGGTGGACGGCACGTATTCGGCCGAGGCCGCGATTCGCAAGGCCTTGCAGGGCACGGGCCTCGACCTGGTTCCGACGGCGAACGGCGGTTACACGCTGGCTCACGTCAAGGCGGATGCCAAGGGGGTTTCGTCGGCGCCGGCCGCTGCCGCAGCCGCGGCGACCACGGCGCAGGTAGACACCACCTTGCCCCTCATCAGCGTGGCGGCCAGCCGGGATTCAGGCGGTACCGGCTTCGTCGCGGAATCGTCCTCCACCTATGCGCGCTCGGATGTGCCGCTGAGCGAGACGCCGAAATCGGTCAGCGTCATCAATGCCGCGGTGATCCAGAGCCAGGGTGCTCAGTCGCTCTCCGATGTGCTGAGGAATGCTTCCGGTGTCGTCACGCGGCCGGGGCCGCTGGGCGTGCCGAGTTACACGATTCGCGGGTTTGTAGCGCAAAACGTCACGTCGGATGGATTGGCGACTGTCGGGACGGCCCCTAACGTTACGCCGACGATCGCCATCTCGAGCGTGGAAGTGGTCAAGGGACCCTCGGCCATCGTGAATGGCAACAGTCCGCCGGGAGGCGTCATCAATCTCGTCAAGAAGACGCCGCAGGCCGATCCGTTTCATGAAATCCAGGTGGGCTACGGATCGTACGGCGACACCCAGATCGCGCTGGACAGCACGGGCGCGATCACCGCCGACAAGAAACTCCGGTATCGCTTCATCATCTCGGGTGAACGGGTCGGCCAGAATTCGATGGGATATGACGGCAAGAGAAATTTCTACTTTGCGCCGACTGTGCAATGGAAGGACTCGACCACGGATGTGACGGTCGGCTATGAGCGCACGGTCTACCGCGAGCCGGTTCCCCAGTTCACGCTCGGCCATGCTGCCGGCGATATCTATCGAAACTATATCGACAAGCCGCTTGGCACGCCGTCCGACCATTTCGGCGCGCAAACGGACAATATTTTCATTCATCTCGAACAAAAGCTCGGCTCGGCGCTGACCTTCGTGAGCAAGGGTTCCTATACGCGGACCCAACAAACGCAGCAAGCCTGGACTACGGCCACGCCGCTCTCGGCGACCAACGGCGTGTTGTTCCACAATTTCGATTCGCTTTCGGATTTCTACAGTTGGAGCTTCCAGAACTACCTGCGCGCCAAGTTCAATGTCGGCGCTGCGAAAAATACGGTGATTGCTGGCTGGGACGTTCTTCGCTACAGCCAGCATCAGTCTGACACCACGACATCGAAATTCATTTCCATTCCGAATGTCTTCGGCTCATTTACGCTTCCGTCTTCCGACACGGGAAACCTGATGCCGAATGGGACTACCTACTTCACCCAAACCGGCTTGTATCTACAAGATCAGTTCTCCTACAAGAATTTCCATGCACTCGCGTCCGTGCGCCGGGATACCTATCTGACACATGCGACCTACGCCGGTAACCCACCACCGGGAAACCATCAGAATGCGTATAGCCCGAGCCTCGGCCTGCTCTACGAACTGACGTCCGAGGTTGCCGCCTACGCCAGCTACAACCGTGGCTTTCAGCCGGGCACGGCGCTTAAATTCGGCGGCGGTGTGCTCCCCCCGCAAACCAGCCAGCAGGTCGAAGTGGGCATGAAGTTCAACCTGCTGGACGACAAGCTGGCCATCACAACCTCGGCTTACCGCACCTCGTTCAGCAATTACAACGTTGCCGACCCGGCCCATCGCGGCTTCTATCTTCCTGCCGGCGGCGCCGTCAGCCGCGGATTCGAAGCGGAGATTACCGGGCAGCCGCTGCCCGGTGTCAACGTGGTGGGCAGCTACACGTACAACGACTTCGTGCAGCCGCCGAACAGCAAGCTGGCGGTGAACCTGCCCAAGAACAGCGCCAGCCTGTGGGCGACCTACAACTTCCGCTCAGAGAAGCTCCAGGGTTTCGGTGTCGGCGCGGGGCTGTTCTTCGCGAGCGGGCAGTACATCGGTTCGGGCTCGGCGTACCGCATCCCCAGCCAGGTGGAGACGGACCTCGGCGTGTTCTATCGGAAGAAGGGTTACGGCCTGAATCTTTCGGTCAAGAACGTATTCAATCGCAAGCTCTACTACAGCAGCACGACCGCTAGCCTGATCCCGATGGGACCGGAGCGGACCATCATGCTCACCGGCACCTATGATTTCTGA
- a CDS encoding Lrp/AsnC family transcriptional regulator, with amino-acid sequence MIDHIDKAILTVLQEDSTLSVAEIADRVHLSTTPCWRRIQKLEQDGVIARRVALLDADKLNVGVTVLVEIRTAQHTAAWLKRFCDVVADIPEVIEVYRMSGHIDYLLKVVVPHIAGYDGVYKRLISELEIFDVSSSFSMETIKHTTRLPLDYVC; translated from the coding sequence GTGATCGACCATATCGACAAGGCCATCCTGACAGTCCTGCAAGAGGACAGCACGCTTTCAGTGGCGGAAATCGCCGATCGCGTGCATTTGTCGACGACGCCTTGCTGGCGCCGCATACAGAAGCTCGAGCAGGACGGCGTCATCGCCCGCCGAGTCGCTCTGCTCGACGCCGACAAGCTCAATGTCGGCGTGACCGTGCTCGTCGAAATCAGGACTGCGCAGCATACGGCCGCCTGGCTCAAACGCTTCTGCGACGTGGTCGCCGACATCCCCGAGGTGATCGAGGTGTACCGCATGAGCGGTCACATCGACTACCTGCTGAAGGTGGTCGTTCCGCACATCGCCGGGTATGACGGCGTGTACAAGCGCTTGATCAGCGAGCTGGAAATTTTCGATGTGAGTTCGAGTTTCTCGATGGAGACCATCAAGCATACGACGAGGTTGCCCCTCGATTACGTTTGCTGA
- a CDS encoding DUF4880 domain-containing protein — protein MLSDQLKAPRGAGPVDACAEEAVQWEVRLRAEDATQQDRDGFEAWRRADPAHEAAWIRLQEGLARFASLRNAPGTAVRSALNEPSRARRRMLKAGAGVGALALAAIGTRELVRAYSLDADYHNGDRTPQAVALKDGTPIVLGASARVYWTRDGARGDVYLASGQILTSPATTNRSQFAVRTRDGTAITSHARLSVDTLRYHTVVAVQGGDATLATPRGGSVRIGDGSVWSLSPGRIARMPETAADIFAWSRGTLVVLDRPLPDILETLGRYYGGYIRFPRAALARRVSGVFPLDDAEAALRQLANGLGLSLAVYGKVLAVASEA, from the coding sequence ATGCTTTCTGATCAGTTGAAGGCCCCGCGTGGCGCCGGCCCGGTCGATGCGTGCGCGGAGGAAGCCGTTCAGTGGGAGGTCCGGTTGCGTGCCGAGGACGCCACGCAGCAGGATCGCGATGGCTTCGAGGCATGGCGCCGCGCCGATCCCGCGCACGAAGCGGCGTGGATACGGCTCCAGGAAGGGCTGGCGCGGTTTGCCTCCCTGCGGAACGCGCCCGGCACGGCGGTGCGAAGCGCGCTGAACGAGCCGTCTCGTGCGAGGCGCCGCATGTTGAAGGCTGGCGCCGGGGTGGGGGCGCTGGCGCTGGCCGCGATCGGGACGCGAGAACTGGTCCGGGCGTATTCGCTCGACGCCGACTATCACAATGGCGATCGGACGCCGCAGGCCGTGGCGCTGAAAGACGGGACACCGATCGTCCTCGGGGCATCGGCGCGTGTTTATTGGACACGGGACGGCGCACGCGGCGACGTCTATCTTGCGTCCGGCCAGATCCTGACGAGTCCCGCCACGACGAACCGCTCGCAGTTCGCCGTGAGGACGCGGGACGGGACGGCAATCACGAGCCACGCTCGCCTGAGCGTCGATACATTGCGATATCACACCGTGGTCGCGGTGCAGGGGGGGGATGCTACCCTTGCGACGCCGCGCGGCGGCAGTGTCCGCATCGGCGATGGTTCGGTCTGGTCGCTATCGCCGGGGCGCATCGCCCGCATGCCCGAGACGGCCGCCGACATCTTCGCCTGGAGCCGCGGCACGCTCGTCGTCCTGGATCGCCCGCTGCCCGACATCCTCGAGACGCTGGGCCGCTACTACGGCGGCTATATCCGGTTTCCGCGGGCCGCGCTCGCTCGCCGGGTCAGCGGCGTGTTCCCACTCGACGACGCCGAGGCGGCGCTGCGCCAGCTCGCCAACGGCCTGGGACTTTCCCTTGCCGTGTATGGCAAGGTTCTGGCCGTCGCCTCAGAGGCTTGA
- a CDS encoding sigma-70 family RNA polymerase sigma factor, with protein sequence MSTGPAAQPLDKLERSDDESPHSRSVWLANEFRASYGWLKAKLLRRVGSPADAEDLASSSFEALAGVDDPPGIREPRAWLTVIAQRLTFEMWRRRDLERAYHEALLTVEEPLAPSAESIVEISQALFLIDQALDGLSPKAKSAFIYSQIDGLTYSEIAARLGVSTSMVRKYIAQALTRCFLIS encoded by the coding sequence ATGAGCACTGGCCCGGCAGCACAGCCTCTCGACAAGCTGGAAAGGAGCGACGACGAGTCGCCTCATTCCCGCTCGGTTTGGCTTGCCAACGAGTTTCGGGCCAGCTACGGATGGCTGAAGGCGAAGCTGCTGCGTCGTGTCGGATCGCCGGCCGATGCCGAGGATCTTGCGTCGTCGTCGTTCGAGGCGCTTGCCGGCGTCGATGACCCGCCGGGTATTCGCGAGCCTCGAGCGTGGCTGACCGTCATCGCCCAGCGTCTCACCTTCGAGATGTGGCGCCGCCGGGATCTCGAGCGCGCTTATCATGAGGCGCTCCTCACCGTCGAGGAGCCCCTCGCGCCGTCCGCCGAATCGATCGTCGAGATTTCCCAGGCATTGTTCCTGATCGATCAGGCGCTCGATGGATTGTCTCCGAAAGCGAAAAGTGCCTTTATCTACAGCCAGATCGACGGCCTCACGTATTCCGAGATTGCCGCTCGACTCGGCGTCTCGACAAGCATGGTTCGCAAATATATCGCCCAGGCGCTTACCCGATGCTTTCTGATCAGTTGA
- a CDS encoding potassium channel family protein, producing the protein MASPSAQRRSLRSRLRRARNPWQAPRARMLFTRPATSPRRTLLFRVGAVALLCVLAFLVLYVDRDGLRDSTKSTPMTVADLVYFTMVTVATVGYGDIVPVTARARLIDAFFIVPIRIVIWFIFLGTAYQFVIQRVIEEFRMKRLQKQLSDHIVVCGYGLSGSIAVRELLESGVDAATIIVIDSQQQALEAATSLGVTGLLGDPAHEDLLQQAQVRAAKAVIISVTDDPTAILLTLSVRSIAPETKIVVRIQENLYQRQLRQAGADVIVSSTKIGALLLADAVHSRYIVPFVNDMLSTRGRATLIEREALPHEIGCMTNVVPGAIVVGLDRCGKIQSFYEDPPCRIEKGDTLVVIQSARIPDADV; encoded by the coding sequence TTGGCCTCGCCTTCCGCCCAGCGCCGTTCGTTGCGCTCACGCCTGCGTCGCGCCCGCAACCCGTGGCAGGCGCCGCGTGCGCGCATGCTGTTCACGCGTCCCGCGACGTCGCCGCGGCGCACGCTGCTGTTTCGTGTCGGTGCGGTCGCGCTGTTGTGCGTGCTCGCGTTCCTCGTGCTGTATGTCGATCGCGACGGCCTGCGCGATTCGACCAAGAGCACGCCGATGACCGTCGCCGATCTCGTGTACTTCACGATGGTCACCGTCGCGACGGTCGGCTACGGCGACATCGTGCCCGTCACCGCGCGCGCCCGCCTGATCGATGCGTTCTTCATCGTGCCGATCCGCATCGTCATCTGGTTCATTTTCCTGGGCACGGCGTATCAGTTCGTGATCCAGCGCGTCATCGAGGAATTCCGCATGAAACGTCTGCAAAAGCAATTGTCCGATCACATCGTCGTGTGCGGTTACGGCCTGTCGGGGTCGATCGCCGTGCGCGAGCTGCTCGAGAGCGGCGTCGATGCCGCGACGATCATCGTGATCGATTCGCAGCAGCAGGCGCTCGAGGCCGCGACGTCGCTCGGCGTGACGGGGCTGCTCGGCGATCCCGCGCATGAGGATCTGCTCCAGCAGGCACAGGTGCGCGCGGCGAAGGCCGTGATCATCTCGGTGACCGACGATCCGACCGCGATCCTGCTGACGCTGTCGGTGCGCAGCATCGCGCCAGAGACGAAGATCGTCGTGCGGATCCAGGAGAACCTGTACCAGCGGCAACTGCGGCAGGCCGGCGCGGACGTGATCGTGTCGTCGACGAAGATCGGCGCGCTGCTGCTTGCGGATGCGGTGCATAGCCGCTATATCGTGCCGTTCGTGAACGACATGCTGTCGACGCGCGGGCGCGCGACGCTGATCGAGCGCGAGGCGCTGCCGCACGAGATCGGCTGCATGACCAATGTCGTGCCGGGCGCGATCGTGGTCGGGCTCGATCGCTGCGGGAAGATCCAGTCGTTTTATGAAGATCCGCCATGCCGGATCGAGAAGGGGGACACGCTGGTCGTGATTCAGTCGGCGCGGATTCCGGATGCGGATGTGTGA
- a CDS encoding NAD(P)/FAD-dependent oxidoreductase, whose translation MTTTYPLHDALTRAETALPAEADVVIAGAGIMGCAAAYYLGLRGLKAVVLDKSRIAGQQSTRAWGFVRQQGREAAEVPLMMAGMRIWEGLEETLGFDLEWRQGGCLYIADNETDWASFNAWLSVAREHGLDTRTLTRAQIDERVSGLSPQARTLGGLYTATDGQAEPRRVAAAFAARATEAGARFFEGCGVTAIETAGGAVVGVATERGTIRTRRVICAAGATSFRLLDGVGIRLPQQAVRGTCMRTNVVPPVSASTVWGHGLGIRQRKNGAINLADDMQVDVDLTLGHLRGLSLFWPEFWSQRDKFRLHVNSAAWRDALARINGAAGPIEPRDPQPQPNRAHAPRALAKLKAIFPALKDAQIVEAWAGLIDVLPDGIPVIDAPGAPSGLAIATGFCGHGFAMGPIVGRLLAEWIDTGAPSLDLSAFRAQRFVDGTMVRPRSML comes from the coding sequence ATGACGACAACCTATCCGCTGCACGATGCCTTGACCCGCGCCGAAACGGCGCTTCCGGCCGAAGCCGACGTCGTGATCGCCGGCGCCGGCATCATGGGCTGCGCGGCCGCGTATTACCTGGGACTGCGCGGCCTGAAGGCCGTCGTGCTCGACAAGTCGCGCATCGCCGGACAGCAGTCGACGCGCGCGTGGGGCTTCGTGCGGCAGCAGGGGCGCGAAGCCGCCGAGGTGCCGCTGATGATGGCCGGCATGCGGATCTGGGAGGGGTTAGAGGAAACCCTCGGTTTCGATCTCGAATGGCGGCAGGGCGGCTGTCTCTATATTGCGGACAACGAAACTGACTGGGCGTCGTTCAACGCGTGGCTTTCCGTCGCACGCGAGCACGGGCTCGATACGCGCACGCTGACCCGCGCGCAGATCGACGAGCGCGTCAGCGGCCTTTCGCCGCAGGCGCGCACGCTCGGCGGGCTGTACACCGCGACCGACGGGCAGGCCGAGCCGCGCCGCGTGGCCGCGGCGTTCGCCGCGCGTGCCACCGAGGCCGGCGCGCGCTTCTTCGAAGGCTGCGGCGTGACGGCGATCGAGACGGCCGGCGGCGCGGTCGTCGGCGTCGCGACCGAGCGCGGCACGATCCGCACGCGGCGCGTGATCTGCGCGGCCGGCGCGACCAGCTTCCGGCTGCTCGACGGCGTCGGCATCCGGCTGCCGCAGCAGGCCGTGCGCGGTACCTGCATGCGCACCAACGTGGTGCCGCCGGTATCGGCGTCGACGGTGTGGGGGCACGGCCTCGGCATCCGGCAGCGCAAGAACGGCGCGATCAATCTCGCCGACGACATGCAGGTCGACGTCGACCTGACGCTCGGTCACCTGCGCGGGTTGAGCCTGTTCTGGCCGGAGTTCTGGTCGCAGCGCGACAAATTCCGGCTGCACGTGAATTCGGCCGCGTGGCGCGATGCGCTTGCGCGCATCAACGGCGCGGCCGGGCCGATCGAGCCGCGCGATCCGCAGCCGCAGCCGAATCGCGCGCATGCGCCGCGCGCGCTTGCGAAGCTCAAGGCGATCTTCCCCGCGCTGAAGGACGCGCAGATCGTCGAGGCATGGGCCGGCCTGATCGACGTGCTGCCCGACGGCATTCCGGTGATCGATGCGCCGGGCGCGCCGTCGGGGCTCGCGATCGCGACGGGGTTCTGCGGTCACGGTTTCGCGATGGGGCCGATCGTCGGCCGGCTGCTGGCCGAATGGATCGACACGGGCGCGCCGTCGCTCGACCTGTCGGCGTTTCGCGCGCAGCGTTTCGTCGACGGGACGATGGTGCGGCCGCGCAGCATGCTGTAG
- a CDS encoding helix-turn-helix domain-containing protein: protein MTTEAITTDSLAVAERVRELMTRNGIGKRQQTTELCRILDLSFSQGHRKLRGSSPWTLAQIKKVAEAYGEPAAQLFGAQTLDPGMVGACSQEAVLYAGVAEIPCTAWIGAPLEAGARPEFVAYEQNGRWRVLRHTGVLYQNAYDVHKIEIYPRRAESDKLVVAVIDPDRVSATELCRYLERQGFATAAFDGLAPFVDALQGQAFDAVLTEWLFDDGTAATAIKAVRTSDNPGAPIFVLTGDLLTGRASEADISEVIRTFDVVCYEKPARMAILSADLAKRLARG, encoded by the coding sequence ATGACCACTGAAGCAATCACCACGGATTCCCTCGCGGTTGCCGAGCGCGTGCGCGAGCTGATGACCCGCAACGGCATCGGCAAGCGCCAGCAGACCACCGAGCTGTGCCGCATCCTCGACCTGAGTTTCTCGCAAGGCCACCGCAAACTGCGCGGCAGCAGCCCCTGGACGCTCGCGCAAATCAAGAAAGTCGCCGAAGCGTACGGCGAACCCGCCGCCCAGCTGTTCGGCGCGCAAACGCTCGACCCCGGCATGGTCGGCGCCTGTTCGCAGGAGGCCGTACTTTACGCGGGCGTCGCCGAGATTCCGTGCACCGCATGGATCGGCGCGCCGCTCGAAGCCGGCGCGCGCCCCGAGTTCGTCGCGTACGAACAGAACGGCCGCTGGCGCGTGCTGCGCCACACGGGCGTGCTGTACCAGAACGCGTACGACGTGCACAAGATCGAAATCTATCCGCGCCGCGCAGAGAGCGACAAGCTCGTCGTCGCCGTGATCGATCCCGATCGCGTCAGCGCGACCGAGCTGTGCCGCTATCTCGAACGGCAGGGTTTCGCGACGGCCGCGTTCGACGGCCTCGCGCCGTTCGTCGACGCGCTGCAGGGCCAGGCTTTCGATGCGGTGCTGACCGAATGGCTGTTCGACGACGGCACAGCCGCGACCGCGATCAAGGCGGTGCGTACGTCCGACAACCCGGGCGCGCCGATTTTCGTGCTGACGGGCGACCTGCTCACCGGCCGTGCGAGCGAAGCCGACATCAGCGAAGTGATCCGCACGTTCGACGTCGTCTGCTACGAAAAGCCCGCGCGCATGGCGATCCTCAGCGCCGATCTCGCGAAACGGCTCGCGCGCGGGTAA
- a CDS encoding ATP-binding domain-containing protein, translating into MARLIPDDWKSLAATGAAERERETLAALEHALPDTYTVYHGVHWTRADQAFSVFGEAAFVVVSPAGRALLIEQKAGFLRETPKGLVKVYLQTERNVAIQLARTQETLHRRLTAALGAGVYGVEALLYCPDYSIRQASIAGVAADRIVDASRKAQLAQVILQILPEDDERLPNAPKLHHFLADELALTPDTSALVGQAGTLVTRLSGGLAAWARQLEFAPFRLRVTGTAGSGKTQLAVQAMRDAVAAGKRVLYVCFNRPLADYIARIAPPGAKIANYHQLCDWVARDGGYTPDFQVPGEFERLETRFAQAPIPERWRFDVLVVDEGQDFHAPWAAALERLLAPDGAWWWLEDPLQNLYMREPVALPGWVTLKALTNYRSPRDLLDFVRDVVGRVEPLAAELRSGSPFDGSDPSVSAYGEEGMPGDVLAEACIDATKRAITHALSLGFRKQDIAVLSYRGREGSVLAPLDQLGPHRLKSFTGKYDLFGNPEYREGDVLLDSIYRFKGQSAPCVILTEVDFDTLDARAARKLFVGATRATMKLLIVASSRAVAQLAEG; encoded by the coding sequence ATGGCCCGCCTCATTCCCGACGACTGGAAAAGCCTCGCCGCGACCGGCGCGGCCGAACGCGAGCGCGAAACGCTCGCCGCGCTCGAACACGCGCTGCCCGACACCTACACCGTGTATCACGGCGTGCACTGGACGCGTGCCGACCAGGCCTTCTCGGTGTTCGGCGAGGCCGCGTTCGTCGTCGTGAGCCCGGCCGGCCGCGCGCTGCTGATCGAGCAGAAGGCCGGCTTCCTGCGTGAAACGCCGAAGGGGCTCGTGAAGGTCTACCTGCAGACCGAGCGCAACGTCGCGATCCAGCTCGCGCGCACGCAGGAAACACTGCACCGGCGCCTGACGGCCGCGCTCGGCGCGGGCGTCTACGGCGTCGAGGCGCTGCTGTACTGCCCCGACTATTCGATCCGCCAGGCATCGATCGCCGGCGTCGCGGCCGACCGCATCGTCGACGCGTCGCGCAAGGCGCAGCTCGCGCAGGTGATCCTGCAGATCCTGCCCGAGGACGACGAACGTCTCCCGAACGCGCCGAAGCTCCACCATTTCCTCGCGGACGAACTCGCGCTCACGCCCGACACGAGCGCGCTCGTCGGGCAGGCCGGCACGCTCGTCACGCGGCTGTCGGGCGGCCTCGCCGCGTGGGCGCGCCAGCTCGAATTCGCGCCGTTCCGGCTGCGCGTCACCGGCACGGCCGGCTCGGGCAAGACGCAGCTCGCGGTGCAGGCGATGCGCGATGCCGTCGCGGCCGGCAAGCGCGTGCTCTACGTATGCTTCAACCGGCCGCTCGCCGACTACATCGCGCGCATCGCGCCGCCCGGCGCGAAGATCGCGAACTACCACCAGCTGTGCGACTGGGTCGCGCGCGACGGCGGCTATACGCCCGACTTCCAGGTGCCCGGCGAATTCGAGCGGCTCGAGACACGCTTCGCACAGGCGCCGATCCCCGAACGCTGGCGCTTCGACGTGCTGGTCGTCGACGAAGGGCAGGATTTCCATGCGCCGTGGGCGGCCGCACTGGAGCGTTTGCTGGCGCCGGACGGTGCGTGGTGGTGGCTCGAAGATCCGCTGCAGAACCTGTACATGCGCGAGCCCGTCGCGCTGCCCGGCTGGGTCACGCTGAAGGCACTGACGAACTACCGCAGCCCGCGCGACCTGCTCGACTTCGTGCGCGACGTCGTCGGGCGCGTCGAGCCGCTTGCGGCCGAGCTGCGCTCGGGCAGCCCGTTCGACGGGTCCGATCCGTCGGTATCGGCCTACGGGGAAGAAGGCATGCCGGGCGACGTGTTGGCGGAAGCCTGCATCGACGCGACCAAGCGCGCGATCACGCACGCGCTGTCGCTCGGCTTCCGCAAGCAGGACATCGCGGTGCTGTCGTATCGCGGCCGCGAAGGCTCGGTGCTCGCGCCGCTCGACCAGCTCGGCCCGCACCGGCTGAAGAGCTTCACCGGCAAGTACGACCTGTTCGGCAACCCCGAATATCGCGAAGGCGACGTGCTGCTCGATTCGATCTACCGCTTCAAGGGCCAGTCGGCGCCGTGCGTGATCCTCACCGAAGTCGACTTCGACACGCTCGACGCGCGTGCCGCGCGCAAGCTGTTCGTCGGCGCGACGCGCGCGACGATGAAGCTGCTGATCGTCGCGTCGTCACGCGCGGTCGCGCAGCTCGCGGAGGGTTGA